Proteins co-encoded in one Paraburkholderia edwinii genomic window:
- a CDS encoding LysR substrate-binding domain-containing protein, which translates to MDLAALTIFRAVVRENGVTRAAAKLNRVQSNVTTRIKQLEEQLGTDLFIRDGRRLVLTPAGETLLPYAERLLALADEARHAVRENRPSGRLRLGTMESVAATRMPELLAKYHQTWPDVSLELETGTTGRLIERVREFEVDAAVVATPLDVTVSLGEQFDTVPVFREELVMLTPREHPPIGHARDIALSTLIAFERGCAYRSYVEKWYHEHGMQPTRVLELGSYHAIVACVAAGAGVAVAPRSVLELQPDVNNIAIHSLGDLGTIDTLLIWRRGHFSSALNALREMLLERSNVKAEKAVAEDRGGATLEVA; encoded by the coding sequence ATGGACCTTGCCGCATTGACGATTTTTCGCGCCGTGGTACGCGAAAACGGTGTGACACGGGCGGCCGCGAAGCTGAACCGCGTGCAATCGAACGTCACGACGCGCATCAAGCAGCTCGAAGAACAGCTCGGCACCGATCTTTTTATCCGCGATGGGCGGCGTCTCGTGCTGACGCCGGCCGGCGAAACGTTGCTGCCCTACGCGGAGCGCCTGCTTGCGCTCGCCGACGAAGCGCGCCACGCGGTGCGCGAGAACCGTCCGAGCGGACGGCTGCGTTTAGGCACGATGGAAAGCGTCGCGGCCACACGGATGCCGGAACTGCTCGCGAAGTATCACCAGACCTGGCCCGATGTGTCGCTCGAACTCGAGACCGGCACCACCGGACGGTTGATCGAACGCGTGCGCGAATTCGAAGTGGACGCCGCGGTGGTCGCGACGCCACTCGACGTGACCGTGTCGCTTGGGGAGCAGTTCGACACCGTACCGGTGTTTCGCGAGGAGCTCGTGATGCTGACGCCACGCGAGCATCCGCCGATCGGTCATGCGCGCGATATCGCGCTGTCGACGCTGATTGCTTTCGAACGCGGCTGCGCGTATCGCAGCTACGTCGAGAAGTGGTACCACGAGCATGGCATGCAGCCGACGCGCGTGCTCGAACTGGGCTCGTATCACGCAATCGTCGCGTGCGTCGCGGCGGGCGCGGGCGTGGCCGTCGCGCCGCGCTCGGTGCTGGAACTGCAGCCCGACGTGAACAACATCGCGATCCATTCGCTCGGTGATCTCGGAACGATCGACACGCTGCTAATCTGGCGGCGCGGGCATTTTTCGTCAGCGCTCAATGCGCTGCGGGAAATGCTGCTCGAGCGGAGCAATGTGAAGGCGGAGAAGGCGGTGGCGGAAGATAGAGGTGGCGCGACATTGGAGGTGGCGTAG
- a CDS encoding YbfB/YjiJ family MFS transporter: protein MNDLTRAALHLRAEPAAARRAAFACMVTLAVALGVGRFAFTPLLPLMLKSGVLDIRQGGWLASANYAGYFVGALSCAALRVDAARVVRGGLCATALLVLAMGVVDDIGEWCAVRFVAGIASAWTFVFASQWGLRRLAELGESAWGGLVYTGPGFGIVGTGLFVSIAGGYGATAGWIGFGIVSAVLTALVWRVFAPATRGITGAATRGTATGGAATRQATRTPTINTDRTRTATAPPILRPTAPTADSRGSSQQAAARTTQSAPERANLAVAVDRHAHRADAWWLIILYGIPGFGYIITATFLPVIARAALPGSVWPDLFWPMFGVALMVGVLAGARLPAHWDNRTLLAACYVLQALGIASGIVWPSAGGFALGSVLIGLPFTAITLFAMREARRLHGNDAAGLMGFATAAYGLGQIVGPLIAAPIAARTGSFSIALWLAAGALLAGAAGLIAVAVARPR from the coding sequence ATGAATGATCTGACCCGCGCTGCGCTGCACCTGCGCGCTGAGCCCGCCGCGGCGCGGCGCGCGGCGTTCGCGTGCATGGTCACGCTCGCGGTTGCGCTCGGCGTCGGCCGCTTTGCGTTCACGCCGTTGTTGCCGCTGATGCTCAAAAGCGGCGTGCTCGACATCCGCCAGGGCGGCTGGCTCGCGTCGGCGAACTACGCGGGCTATTTCGTTGGCGCGCTCAGCTGCGCGGCGCTGCGCGTCGATGCGGCGCGCGTCGTGCGCGGCGGGCTTTGCGCGACTGCGTTGCTGGTACTGGCGATGGGTGTCGTCGACGACATCGGGGAGTGGTGCGCCGTGCGGTTTGTCGCCGGCATCGCGAGCGCGTGGACCTTCGTGTTCGCGTCGCAATGGGGGCTGCGCCGGCTCGCCGAGCTGGGCGAGAGTGCGTGGGGCGGGCTCGTCTATACCGGCCCCGGTTTCGGCATCGTTGGGACTGGCCTGTTCGTCAGCATCGCGGGCGGGTATGGCGCGACGGCGGGGTGGATCGGCTTCGGCATCGTGTCGGCCGTGCTGACCGCGCTCGTGTGGCGCGTGTTCGCCCCCGCGACTCGCGGCATAACCGGGGCAGCAACCCGCGGGACAGCAACCGGTGGGGCAGCAACCCGCCAGGCAACCCGCACCCCAACCATCAACACCGACCGCACGCGTACCGCCACCGCGCCGCCGATCCTAAGGCCAACTGCGCCCACCGCGGATTCCCGTGGTTCGTCGCAGCAGGCCGCCGCCCGCACGACTCAATCCGCGCCCGAGCGCGCAAACCTTGCCGTCGCCGTCGATCGTCACGCCCATCGCGCCGACGCGTGGTGGCTCATCATCCTCTACGGCATCCCGGGCTTCGGCTACATCATTACCGCGACCTTCCTGCCCGTCATCGCGCGCGCCGCATTGCCGGGCTCGGTGTGGCCCGATCTCTTCTGGCCGATGTTCGGCGTCGCGCTGATGGTGGGCGTGCTCGCCGGCGCGCGGCTGCCCGCGCACTGGGATAACCGGACGCTGCTCGCCGCCTGCTATGTGCTGCAGGCGCTCGGCATCGCGTCGGGCATCGTCTGGCCGAGCGCCGGCGGATTCGCGCTCGGCAGCGTGCTGATCGGCTTGCCGTTCACCGCGATCACGCTGTTTGCGATGCGCGAGGCGCGCCGACTGCACGGCAACGACGCGGCCGGGCTGATGGGTTTTGCGACTGCCGCCTACGGCCTCGGGCAGATCGTCGGGCCGCTGATCGCCGCGCCGATTGCAGCGCGTACGGGCTCGTTTTCGATTGCGTTGTGGCTTGCGGCCGGCGCGCTGCTCGCCGGCGCGGCCGGATTGATCGCCGTCGCCGTCGCACGACCAAGGTGA
- a CDS encoding threonine aldolase family protein, with translation MQHFASDNYAGICPEALEALIAANGSGHEPAYGDDSWTQRVCDRLRDLFQTDCEVFFVFNGTAANSLALASLCQSYHSVICHELAHIETDECGGPEFFSNGSKLLTAPGVDGKLTPDAIEAVVTRRADIHYPKPKVVTLTQSTEVGTVYSVQEVRAIAAIAKRRHLKVHMDGARFANAVAALDVHPSEITWRAGVDVLCFGGTKNGLPVGEAVVFFDRALADDFAYRLKQAGQLASKMRFISAPWLGLLDHDVWLRNARHANAMARLMESRLADIPGVSIMFPSQSNAVFAQLPAHAAKAMRERGWKFYEFIGAGGCRLMCAWDTQPETVERFAADVRQLCMAA, from the coding sequence ATGCAACATTTCGCGTCGGACAACTACGCCGGCATCTGTCCCGAGGCGCTCGAAGCGCTGATCGCCGCTAACGGCAGCGGCCACGAGCCGGCCTACGGCGACGACTCCTGGACGCAGCGCGTCTGCGACCGTCTGCGCGACCTGTTCCAGACCGACTGTGAGGTGTTCTTCGTGTTCAACGGCACGGCGGCGAATTCACTCGCGCTTGCCTCGCTATGCCAGTCGTATCACTCGGTGATTTGCCACGAACTCGCGCATATCGAAACCGACGAATGCGGCGGCCCCGAATTCTTCTCGAACGGCTCGAAACTGCTGACCGCGCCCGGCGTGGACGGCAAGCTCACGCCCGATGCGATCGAAGCGGTCGTGACGCGCCGCGCGGACATCCACTATCCGAAGCCGAAGGTCGTCACGCTCACGCAGTCGACCGAAGTCGGCACCGTCTATAGCGTCCAAGAGGTGCGCGCGATTGCGGCGATCGCCAAGCGCCGGCATCTGAAAGTGCATATGGACGGCGCACGCTTTGCCAACGCGGTTGCCGCGCTCGACGTGCACCCATCCGAAATCACGTGGCGCGCGGGCGTCGATGTGCTGTGCTTCGGCGGCACGAAAAACGGCCTGCCGGTCGGCGAAGCGGTCGTGTTTTTCGATCGCGCGCTCGCTGACGATTTCGCGTACCGGTTGAAGCAGGCGGGTCAGCTCGCGTCGAAAATGCGCTTTATCTCGGCGCCGTGGCTCGGTCTGCTCGATCACGATGTGTGGCTGCGCAATGCGCGCCACGCGAATGCGATGGCGCGCCTGATGGAGTCGCGTCTTGCCGACATTCCGGGCGTCTCCATCATGTTCCCGTCGCAATCGAATGCGGTGTTTGCGCAGCTGCCCGCGCACGCCGCAAAAGCGATGCGCGAGCGCGGCTGGAAGTTCTACGAATTTATCGGCGCGGGAGGCTGCCGGCTGATGTGTGCATGGGACACGCAGCCGGAGACGGTCGAGCGCTTCGCCGCCGATGTGCGCCAGCTGTGTATGGCCGCGTGA
- a CDS encoding NUDIX domain-containing protein, giving the protein MTDYRFCPRCATPLTERTDPEHEGGRIRQSCPADGCGYVHWNNPLPVVAAIVEYEGRILLARNAAWQEGMFALITGFLENGETPEQGIAREVKEETSLVAETVELIGVYEFIRKNELIIAYHVRAHGTIALSPELLEYRLVEPAKLRPWRAGTGQALGEWMRRRGLPFEFVERPGQ; this is encoded by the coding sequence ATGACCGACTACCGTTTTTGCCCCCGCTGTGCGACGCCGCTCACCGAGCGCACCGATCCTGAACACGAAGGCGGCCGCATCCGCCAGAGTTGTCCGGCCGACGGTTGCGGTTATGTGCACTGGAACAATCCGCTGCCGGTCGTGGCGGCGATCGTCGAATACGAAGGCCGCATTCTGCTGGCGCGCAACGCTGCCTGGCAGGAGGGGATGTTCGCGCTGATCACCGGGTTCCTCGAGAACGGCGAGACGCCGGAGCAGGGCATCGCGCGCGAAGTGAAAGAAGAGACATCGCTTGTCGCCGAGACGGTCGAGCTTATCGGCGTCTACGAATTTATTCGCAAGAACGAACTGATCATTGCGTACCATGTGCGGGCGCACGGAACGATCGCGCTGTCGCCGGAACTGCTCGAATATCGCCTCGTCGAGCCGGCGAAGCTGCGGCCGTGGCGCGCGGGCACCGGCCAGGCGCTCGGCGAATGGATGCGCCGGCGCGGACTGCCGTTCGAATTCGTTGAACGCCCGGGACAGTAG
- a CDS encoding inositol monophosphatase family protein codes for MTDVQLNHRYLAACAIAREAGRLIRLRFEQRGEALTHKFKGPQDYLTETDAEVERLIAARIAESFPDDDFFGEEGGGSFGRDVWIVDPIDGTADFARGVPHFCVSIAFVRDGRTEIGVLYDPMLDELFAARRGAGATLNGVPIKVSTIADIGQSVVELGWSSRIPFEGFATVQGRLQALGAGVKRRGSGALGIAYVAMGRQDAYCELHINSWDAAAAVLLVEEAGGWANDFLTPECLRSGNRVIVCTPALREQIERAMDI; via the coding sequence ATGACTGACGTGCAGTTGAATCATCGCTATCTGGCCGCATGCGCGATCGCGCGCGAAGCGGGCCGTCTGATCCGCTTGCGCTTCGAGCAGCGCGGCGAAGCATTGACGCACAAATTCAAGGGGCCGCAGGACTACCTGACCGAAACGGACGCGGAAGTCGAACGTCTGATCGCGGCGCGCATCGCCGAGTCGTTCCCCGACGACGATTTCTTCGGCGAAGAGGGCGGTGGGTCGTTCGGCCGCGACGTGTGGATCGTCGATCCGATCGACGGCACGGCGGATTTCGCCCGCGGCGTGCCGCACTTCTGTGTGTCGATCGCATTCGTGCGCGACGGTCGCACGGAAATCGGCGTGCTCTACGACCCGATGCTCGACGAGCTTTTTGCCGCGCGGCGCGGTGCGGGCGCGACGTTGAACGGCGTGCCGATCAAGGTCAGCACGATCGCGGACATCGGGCAGTCCGTTGTCGAACTGGGCTGGTCGTCGCGCATCCCGTTCGAAGGCTTTGCGACCGTGCAGGGGCGGCTACAGGCGCTCGGCGCGGGCGTGAAGCGGCGCGGCTCCGGCGCGCTCGGCATCGCGTACGTCGCGATGGGGAGGCAGGACGCGTATTGCGAGCTGCACATCAATTCATGGGATGCCGCGGCCGCGGTGTTGCTCGTCGAAGAGGCGGGCGGCTGGGCGAACGACTTCCTCACGCCCGAATGTCTGCGCAGCGGCAATCGCGTGATCGTGTGCACGCCGGCCTTGCGTGAGCAGATCGAGCGCGCGATGGATATTTGA
- the iolB gene encoding 5-deoxy-glucuronate isomerase has product MSLLVKAEREGQTIARVTPDSAGWRYVGFAAYRLEANEVVHVLEAAREVCIVVLAGAVDIEAGNERWTSLGSRDSVFEDSAPYAVYLPPGVRATVRANRRAELGVASAPATGKLAARLIEPATMKRSTRGKGANTRYVCDILPQTEPAESLLVVEVRTPGGHSSSYPPHKHDTDNIPHESSLEETYYHRLNPRQGFAFQRVYTDERDIDESMAVEDHDVVMVPRGYHPVIVPYGYDSYYLNVMAGTQRVWHFKNDPAHEWIVERDARA; this is encoded by the coding sequence ATGAGTCTGCTCGTCAAGGCCGAGCGCGAAGGCCAGACCATCGCGCGCGTCACGCCCGATTCGGCGGGCTGGCGATACGTCGGCTTCGCGGCCTACCGGCTCGAAGCGAATGAAGTCGTGCACGTGCTCGAAGCGGCACGCGAAGTGTGCATCGTCGTGCTGGCCGGCGCCGTCGATATCGAAGCCGGCAACGAACGCTGGACCAGTCTCGGCTCGCGCGACAGCGTGTTCGAAGACAGCGCGCCGTATGCCGTGTATCTGCCGCCCGGCGTGCGTGCAACGGTTCGCGCGAACCGCCGCGCGGAACTCGGCGTGGCAAGCGCGCCGGCAACGGGCAAGCTCGCGGCACGGTTGATCGAGCCCGCGACGATGAAGCGCTCGACGCGCGGTAAAGGCGCCAATACGCGCTACGTGTGCGACATCCTTCCGCAAACGGAGCCGGCCGAGTCGCTGCTTGTCGTCGAAGTGCGCACGCCCGGCGGCCATTCGTCGAGCTACCCGCCGCACAAGCACGACACCGACAACATTCCGCACGAAAGCTCGCTCGAAGAGACGTACTACCATCGGCTCAATCCGCGGCAAGGCTTTGCGTTTCAGCGCGTCTATACCGACGAGCGCGATATCGACGAATCGATGGCCGTCGAGGATCACGACGTCGTGATGGTGCCGCGCGGCTACCATCCGGTGATCGTGCCGTATGGCTACGACTCGTACTATCTGAACGTGATGGCCGGCACGCAGCGCGTCTGGCACTTCAAGAACGATCCGGCGCACGAGTGGATCGTCGAGCGCGATGCGCGCGCCTGA
- a CDS encoding iron-containing alcohol dehydrogenase, producing the protein MAYIYYLTHIHLGYDALAQLPAECERAGIRRPLVVSDKGVVAAGLVERVLDAAKRGAAPVFDDTPSNPTEAMVLAAAERYREAGCDGLIAVGGGSSIDLAKGAAIAVAHPGALTQYATIEGGSEKITSACAPLIAVPTTAGTGSEVARGAIVILNDGRKLGFHSWHLLPKAAICDPGLTLGLPPALTAATGMDAIAHCIETFLSAAFNPPADGIALDGLERGWAHIGRATADGNDRDARLHMMSASMQGAMAFQKGLGCVHSLSHPLGGVPVGGRTSLHHGTLNAVVLPAVLRFNESADSVIANHRYARMRRAMGLPENADVAQAVHDMTARLGLPTGLAQMGVDASVFDKVIAGALADHCHKTNPRLATADDYRRMLTESM; encoded by the coding sequence ATGGCCTACATCTACTACCTGACCCACATTCATCTTGGATACGACGCGCTCGCGCAATTGCCGGCCGAGTGCGAGCGCGCGGGCATACGGCGGCCACTGGTCGTGTCCGACAAGGGCGTCGTCGCGGCGGGGCTCGTCGAGCGCGTGCTCGATGCGGCGAAGCGCGGCGCTGCGCCCGTATTCGACGACACGCCGTCGAATCCGACCGAGGCGATGGTGCTGGCCGCGGCCGAACGGTATCGCGAAGCGGGCTGCGACGGTCTGATCGCGGTCGGCGGCGGTTCGTCGATCGATCTCGCGAAGGGCGCCGCGATCGCCGTCGCGCATCCGGGCGCGCTTACGCAGTACGCGACGATCGAAGGCGGCAGCGAGAAGATCACGTCGGCATGCGCGCCGCTGATCGCCGTGCCGACCACCGCGGGCACCGGCAGCGAAGTCGCGCGCGGCGCGATCGTGATTCTCAACGACGGCCGCAAACTCGGCTTCCACTCGTGGCATCTGCTGCCGAAGGCGGCGATCTGCGATCCCGGCCTCACGCTCGGCTTGCCGCCCGCACTGACTGCCGCGACCGGTATGGACGCGATTGCGCATTGCATCGAAACGTTTCTGTCGGCGGCGTTCAATCCGCCGGCCGACGGCATCGCGCTCGACGGGCTCGAGCGCGGCTGGGCGCATATCGGGCGCGCCACGGCGGACGGCAACGACCGCGATGCGCGGCTCCATATGATGAGCGCGTCGATGCAAGGCGCGATGGCGTTCCAGAAAGGGCTCGGCTGCGTGCATTCGCTGTCGCATCCGCTGGGCGGCGTGCCGGTCGGCGGGCGCACGTCGCTGCATCACGGCACGCTGAACGCGGTCGTGTTGCCGGCCGTGCTGCGCTTTAACGAAAGTGCGGACAGCGTGATCGCGAATCATCGCTATGCGCGCATGCGCCGCGCCATGGGTCTGCCGGAAAACGCGGATGTCGCACAAGCCGTGCACGATATGACCGCGCGTCTCGGCCTGCCGACCGGCCTCGCGCAAATGGGCGTCGACGCGAGCGTGTTCGACAAGGTCATTGCGGGCGCGCTCGCCGACCATTGCCACAAGACGAACCCGCGCCTCGCAACTGCCGACGACTACCGGCGGATGCTGACCGAATCGATGTGA
- the iolE gene encoding myo-inosose-2 dehydratase, with amino-acid sequence MSTFEVRIGINPLSWMNDDLPSLGGETPLEVALTEGREIGYQGFELGNKFPREPQALKALLAQYDLALVSGWYSGRLAQRSVAEEIESVGPHLDLLAKNGANVMVYGEVADSIQGAAAPLYQRPRFFTDAQWNAYAKRVDEFAQYTLSRGVRLAYHHHMGAYVETPADVDRLMALTGDAVGLLFDAGHITFAGGDPLEVLDKHIARVCHVHCKDVRPAVMKLARNRNWSFLDAVLNGAFTVPGDGAVDFAGIITRLKRHGYRGWLVVEAEQDPAIAPSYAFAQKGYRTLRSLVDAPLDVANKAAQEAA; translated from the coding sequence ATGTCAACCTTCGAAGTACGCATCGGCATCAATCCGCTGTCGTGGATGAACGACGATCTGCCGTCGCTCGGCGGCGAAACGCCGCTCGAAGTCGCGCTGACCGAAGGCCGCGAAATCGGCTACCAGGGCTTCGAGCTCGGCAACAAGTTTCCGCGCGAACCGCAGGCGTTAAAGGCGCTGCTAGCGCAGTACGATCTCGCGCTCGTGTCCGGCTGGTATTCGGGAAGGCTCGCCCAACGCAGCGTGGCCGAAGAAATCGAATCGGTCGGGCCGCATCTCGACCTGCTCGCGAAGAACGGCGCGAACGTAATGGTCTACGGCGAAGTGGCCGATTCGATTCAGGGCGCAGCGGCGCCGCTCTATCAGCGCCCACGCTTTTTCACGGACGCGCAATGGAACGCGTACGCGAAACGCGTCGACGAATTCGCGCAATACACGCTAAGCCGCGGCGTGCGGCTCGCGTATCACCATCATATGGGCGCGTATGTCGAGACGCCCGCCGACGTCGACCGGCTGATGGCGCTAACCGGCGATGCGGTCGGCCTGCTGTTCGACGCCGGGCATATCACATTCGCGGGCGGCGATCCGCTCGAGGTGCTCGACAAACACATCGCGCGCGTCTGTCACGTGCACTGCAAGGACGTGCGGCCCGCGGTCATGAAGCTCGCGCGCAATCGCAACTGGAGCTTTCTCGACGCGGTGCTCAATGGCGCATTCACGGTGCCCGGCGACGGCGCGGTCGATTTCGCGGGCATCATCACGCGCCTGAAGCGCCACGGCTATCGCGGCTGGCTCGTCGTCGAAGCGGAGCAGGATCCGGCCATCGCGCCATCGTATGCATTTGCGCAAAAGGGCTACCGCACATTGCGCTCGCTCGTCGATGCCCCGCTCGATGTGGCAAACAAGGCAGCACAGGAGGCAGCATGA